A genomic region of Patescibacteria group bacterium contains the following coding sequences:
- the raiA gene encoding ribosome-associated translation inhibitor RaiA, whose product MIMQIQIKATKIELTDAIRDYVQKKVDMLEKYLGDIPVINCHFEVGLAVGGQQSGEIYRAEINLDLNGKLLRVEKTEKDLYKAIDKVKDHMEREIIKFKEKLREVK is encoded by the coding sequence ATGATTATGCAAATCCAAATCAAGGCCACCAAAATCGAGTTAACCGATGCCATCCGCGATTACGTGCAGAAAAAAGTCGATATGCTGGAAAAATATCTCGGCGATATCCCCGTGATCAATTGCCATTTCGAAGTCGGGCTCGCCGTCGGCGGCCAGCAATCGGGCGAGATCTATCGCGCGGAAATCAATTTGGATCTGAACGGAAAATTGTTAAGAGTGGAAAAAACCGAAAAGGATCTGTATAAAGCGATCGATAAAGTCAAGGATCATATGGAAAGAGAGATTATCAAGTTTAAGGAGAAATTACGGGAAGTTAAATAA
- the secA gene encoding preprotein translocase subunit SecA, with amino-acid sequence MSFLTAIFGDPNEKVVKELEPIVAEINKLEEKYAKMSDEELAGQTLVLKNRLSEITGKRSSPEAETAAGPDEIETAVKQKLDEILPDAFAVMREAAKRKLNQRHFDVQLMGGIVLHRGQIAEMKTGEGKTLVATLPLYLNALTGRGVQLVTVNDYLSRVGAGWMAPIYNFLGLSVGVIVNQASFIYDANYINEEEKYDERLAHFRQADRREAYACDIVYGTNNEFGFDYLRDNMVPTLADKVQRGLNYAIVDEIDSILIDEARTPLIISAAAEESTDKYFKFADLVRRLKENEDYNVDEKMRAVTLTEGGIEKMEGWLGIGNIYVEKGIGEVHHIEQALKAEVIFHREKDYVVKDGEVLIVDEFTGRLMPGRRYSEGLHQAIEAKEGVAIQRESQTLATITFQNYFRMYKKLAGMTGTAVTEAEEFAKIYKLEVVIVPTNKVMITKDLNDLVYKTELGKFQAVIRDIKERHSLGQPILVGTISIEKNELLSELMRREGLQPEFLNAKNHEREARIISQAGKLGSITVATNMAGRGVDIILGGQMEKDLTPEQLAARKEEADKVKALGGLYVIGTERHEARRIDNQLRGRAGRQGDEGMSRFYLSCEDDLMRIFGGDRMKKLMTTLRLPEDMPIENRMITGSIETAQKKVEANNFDMRKHLVEYDDVINKHRETIYRRRDEILATAENEPEKLSKIILAMVEEEIEQVVSFHTAAEDIKTWNINEIYEVVNSIFPVQSELKADLTGIADETKRLEKAMVRTKIIEHLVGLSGERYGKMEKDYADAGLDWRDIEKNILLRSIDSLWVDHLDSMDYMRRGIGLRGYGQRDPLVEYKKEAYRMFSELNNLIQKEVVYGIYKFGSAQGLSALGFSAPNLLQRARTFSAPAKTAEASADGRSAFDNVKQKVLNAAGEKVGRNDPCPCGAKKSDGSPVKYKNCCGR; translated from the coding sequence ATGAGTTTTTTGACTGCGATTTTCGGCGATCCGAACGAGAAAGTTGTTAAGGAATTGGAGCCGATCGTTGCCGAGATAAATAAATTGGAAGAAAAATACGCTAAGATGTCCGACGAAGAACTCGCCGGGCAGACTTTAGTTTTGAAAAATCGCTTGTCGGAAATCACCGGCAAACGCAGCAGTCCCGAGGCGGAGACTGCTGCGGGGCCAGATGAGATTGAAACGGCCGTGAAGCAAAAATTGGATGAAATTCTTCCCGATGCTTTCGCCGTCATGCGCGAAGCGGCCAAGAGAAAATTAAATCAGCGGCATTTTGACGTCCAGCTGATGGGAGGCATCGTTCTGCATCGCGGTCAGATCGCGGAAATGAAAACCGGCGAAGGAAAAACTTTGGTAGCGACTTTGCCGCTTTATCTTAATGCGCTTACCGGCCGCGGCGTGCAACTGGTTACCGTCAATGATTATTTGTCCCGCGTCGGCGCCGGCTGGATGGCGCCGATTTATAATTTTTTGGGACTCTCGGTCGGCGTGATCGTCAATCAAGCCTCGTTCATTTATGACGCCAATTATATCAACGAAGAAGAAAAATATGATGAGCGCCTGGCCCATTTCCGCCAAGCCGATCGCCGGGAAGCCTACGCCTGTGATATCGTTTATGGCACTAATAATGAATTCGGCTTTGATTATCTGCGCGACAACATGGTTCCGACTCTCGCGGATAAAGTCCAGCGCGGCTTGAATTACGCCATCGTCGACGAGATCGATTCGATCTTGATCGATGAAGCCCGCACGCCGCTGATCATTTCCGCGGCGGCCGAGGAATCAACCGATAAATATTTTAAATTCGCCGATCTGGTGCGCCGTTTGAAAGAGAACGAAGACTATAATGTCGATGAAAAAATGCGCGCCGTCACTTTGACTGAAGGCGGCATCGAAAAGATGGAAGGCTGGCTGGGCATCGGCAATATTTACGTGGAAAAAGGCATCGGTGAAGTTCATCATATCGAGCAGGCTTTAAAGGCGGAAGTGATCTTCCATCGCGAAAAAGATTATGTCGTCAAGGACGGCGAAGTTCTAATCGTCGATGAATTTACCGGCCGCTTGATGCCGGGCCGCCGCTATAGCGAAGGCTTGCATCAGGCGATCGAAGCCAAGGAAGGCGTGGCGATCCAGCGCGAATCGCAGACTTTGGCGACCATCACTTTTCAGAATTATTTCCGCATGTATAAAAAACTCGCCGGTATGACCGGTACGGCCGTGACCGAAGCGGAAGAATTCGCCAAAATTTATAAATTAGAGGTAGTCATTGTTCCCACCAATAAAGTGATGATCACAAAAGACCTGAACGATCTGGTCTATAAAACCGAGCTGGGAAAATTTCAGGCGGTGATCAGGGATATTAAAGAGAGGCATTCGCTGGGCCAGCCGATTTTGGTCGGTACGATCTCAATCGAGAAAAACGAACTGCTGTCCGAACTGATGCGCCGCGAAGGCTTGCAGCCGGAATTTTTGAATGCCAAAAACCATGAACGGGAAGCGCGCATCATTTCCCAGGCCGGTAAACTCGGCTCGATCACGGTGGCGACCAATATGGCCGGCCGCGGCGTCGATATTATTTTGGGCGGACAGATGGAAAAGGATCTGACCCCGGAACAGCTCGCGGCCCGGAAAGAGGAAGCTGACAAGGTTAAAGCTTTGGGCGGCCTATACGTGATCGGCACCGAGCGCCACGAGGCGCGGCGCATCGATAATCAGCTGCGCGGCCGCGCCGGGCGCCAGGGCGATGAGGGCATGTCGCGGTTTTATCTTTCCTGCGAAGACGATTTGATGCGCATTTTCGGCGGCGACCGGATGAAAAAACTGATGACGACTTTAAGATTGCCCGAGGATATGCCGATCGAGAACCGGATGATCACCGGTTCGATCGAGACGGCGCAGAAAAAAGTGGAAGCCAACAATTTCGACATGCGCAAACATCTGGTGGAATACGACGACGTGATCAACAAGCATCGCGAAACGATCTATCGCCGCCGCGACGAAATTCTGGCCACCGCGGAAAATGAACCGGAAAAATTATCGAAAATAATTTTGGCAATGGTGGAAGAAGAAATTGAACAAGTGGTTTCTTTCCATACCGCCGCCGAGGATATCAAAACTTGGAATATCAATGAGATTTATGAGGTGGTGAACTCGATCTTCCCGGTTCAGAGCGAGCTGAAAGCTGATCTTACCGGCATTGCCGATGAGACGAAAAGATTGGAAAAGGCGATGGTGCGGACGAAGATTATCGAGCATCTGGTCGGGCTGAGCGGCGAGCGTTACGGCAAAATGGAAAAAGATTATGCGGATGCCGGTTTGGATTGGCGCGATATCGAGAAAAATATTTTATTGCGTTCGATCGATTCGCTCTGGGTCGATCATCTTGATTCGATGGATTATATGCGGCGGGGGATCGGTTTGCGCGGCTACGGCCAGCGCGATCCGCTGGTGGAATATAAGAAAGAAGCTTATCGGATGTTCTCGGAACTGAATAATCTGATCCAGAAAGAAGTGGTCTATGGAATTTATAAATTCGGCTCGGCGCAAGGCCTCTCGGCTTTGGGTTTTTCCGCGCCGAATCTGTTGCAGCGGGCGCGGACTTTTTCCGCTCCGGCCAAAACCGCCGAAGCCTCCGCTGATGGCCGCAGCGCCTTTGACAATGTCAAACAAAAAGTACTCAATGCCGCCGGCGAAAAAGTCGGACGAAATGATCCGTGTCCGTGCGGAGCGAAAAAATCAGACGGCTCGCCGGTCAAATATAAAAATTGTTGCGGCAGATAA
- a CDS encoding AIR carboxylase family protein, which yields MFTPIRVKNFKIAASRNRLNSMVRIIIGSKNDKQYLNEIEEIFNSLDVPYMIQVNSCHRNLRGLIKLLNSIRSGKKKTDVIIALANSAANLPAVIAGYLKISAIPVIGVGLSGKRIGGADSLLSIATIPRNVPLLNTGIDEVGMYNAALACLNLLAMRDKNLAKRAAIFFNGVK from the coding sequence TTGTTCACGCCAATCAGAGTAAAAAATTTTAAAATAGCAGCATCAAGAAACAGATTAAACAGTATGGTGAGAATTATTATCGGAAGTAAAAACGACAAACAATACTTGAATGAAATCGAAGAGATTTTCAATAGTCTTGATGTGCCTTATATGATCCAGGTAAATTCTTGCCACAGAAATTTGCGAGGATTAATAAAATTGCTTAACAGCATACGGTCGGGTAAGAAAAAAACAGATGTAATTATCGCGCTTGCTAATTCAGCGGCGAATTTGCCCGCGGTCATAGCCGGGTATTTAAAAATTTCGGCAATTCCCGTTATTGGCGTCGGACTAAGCGGAAAACGCATTGGCGGCGCGGATAGTTTGCTTTCCATAGCAACGATTCCCCGTAATGTCCCGTTATTAAATACCGGCATTGATGAAGTGGGGATGTATAATGCGGCATTAGCATGTTTGAATCTGCTCGCAATGCGAGATAAAAATTTAGCAAAGAGAGCCGCAATATTTTTCAACGGAGTAAAATAA
- a CDS encoding NAD-dependent epimerase/dehydratase family protein: MSKKAVVTGGAGFIGSNLVDALVERGFDVQVIDNLVAGKREYVNSRATLHVLDITEQELIKPIFKDAEYVFHLAALPRVQYSIEHPRETNKVNVEGTINVLLAAAEAGVKKLVYSASSSAYGDQIKMPLTEDMAALPKSPYGLQKYIGELYCRLWSEVYNLPTVSLRYFNVYGPHEDPEGAYALVIAKFLRQWQNGEAMTITGDGEQTRDFTHVRDIVRANILAAESEKVGLGEVINIGAGHNHSVNEIAALIGGPTVNIPARLEPRDSLADTSKARELLGWEPQEDLAAAITELKILLGIK; the protein is encoded by the coding sequence ATGAGTAAAAAAGCCGTGGTGACCGGCGGGGCCGGATTCATCGGATCCAATTTGGTCGACGCGCTCGTCGAACGCGGGTTTGACGTCCAGGTCATCGACAATCTTGTCGCCGGAAAAAGAGAATACGTCAATTCCCGGGCGACTCTGCATGTTTTAGATATTACCGAGCAGGAATTGATCAAGCCGATCTTCAAGGATGCGGAATATGTTTTTCATTTGGCCGCTTTGCCGCGAGTCCAATATTCCATCGAGCATCCGCGGGAAACGAATAAAGTCAATGTTGAAGGCACGATCAACGTGTTGCTCGCCGCTGCCGAGGCAGGAGTTAAAAAATTGGTTTATTCGGCTTCCAGCTCGGCTTACGGCGATCAGATCAAAATGCCCTTAACGGAAGACATGGCGGCTTTGCCGAAAAGTCCGTACGGTCTGCAAAAATATATCGGCGAACTTTATTGCCGCCTTTGGAGCGAGGTTTATAATCTGCCTACTGTTTCCTTGCGCTATTTTAACGTTTACGGACCGCACGAAGATCCGGAAGGCGCTTACGCTTTGGTGATCGCCAAATTTTTGCGCCAGTGGCAGAACGGCGAGGCTATGACTATAACCGGCGACGGCGAACAAACCCGCGATTTCACTCATGTGCGCGATATTGTCCGGGCTAATATCCTGGCGGCCGAAAGCGAGAAAGTCGGCCTGGGCGAAGTGATCAATATCGGCGCCGGCCATAATCATTCGGTCAACGAGATTGCCGCTTTGATCGGCGGGCCAACGGTCAATATTCCGGCGCGCTTGGAGCCGCGGGACAGCTTGGCCGATACCTCCAAGGCCCGCGAACTTTTGGGCTGGGAGCCGCAGGAAGATCTGGCCGCGGCCATTACCGAACTTAAAATTTTACTTGGGATAAAATAA